From the genome of Mya arenaria isolate MELC-2E11 chromosome 5, ASM2691426v1:
ACATACGAAAAAAactgcaatttttttaattaattgtaaactatgtggtacttcagttagtaagtttcaatgcattgtacacatccttaccaagtttatgtcagttttcgacaattttctcttttctcgttttttatcatacggagtacagcccctttaagaagTGGGTtttttgttgacatattttcagtaaatatGCTTGTtagttttcaaacatataagATGCTGAAAGTAATGCCggttatatttgtttgcatcttCCATTAACGAAATTTAGCGTTGCGGCTTCCGATTACCTTTAGCAAGCGTATCACAACGTAGAAAATTATTTCGTATAAATCATATTTCTACGAGCAGATCCGTGTTGAAAGTCAAGGAGCTCGTGAAGTGGAATAAAACATTCCAAAGGAAAGTGGTTCAGACCCCTTATGGTGGACAATTCGTTCTACAACTCCCAGGCGGTACACAAATGACGGTGCATTTGAAGGATAAGAAAAAGATAAGGGCCCGAAAACGATGGTCGCAGGTAACAACCGTCATTTCCGACATGAgttgtaaacaatttatttacatcGATCATAAGTGCATGTGTCCGTGTGCTTGTGCGTGTATTTTTGAACATACAAGAGTGGGTGCGGTAGCGTTGTGTTGTTTACGTCTGGTTTGGAcgtttattttgcatttgttaTTGAATCGTTGTGTCACGTTACGAGAGAATGAGCAGTTTATGGCTACCTGGCTTTACTATCAATTGGAAttgtcttgtccctgtagtttccaatgtagtaATAGCTTAATTGTAATAGTAATTGTGTCAGGCTGTTTCAACAAGTATAATAACCTTCATATCTATCATCTATCATACGCATTCAAACATTTTAGTTGGAAAACATATAAGAACAATTTACCAGTCTTTTTTCTGAGTTGTTTTCTCTTGtatttaatttccatttaaCGTTTTCTTGTTTCATTACAGGTGATGTATATGTACTATTGTTTGTTGTACAAAATGGGAAAGACCTATCCAGATACAATTAAAGACGAGGCAAgcctttttttgtttatccTTTAAACCGTTTGgggttttatttataaaaaaaagatcaaagaaaacTTAGTCAATCATGACATTCACCTATTAAATAGGGTGCAATATTGTGTGACCTTTAAAATCaacggtatttttttttaattcaatttgcgACGTAATTTATGATAACTCTTATTCGTTAAACAGCTGAAAAAGACATTCATTCTAACCCTTGACGATGATGTAGACTTTGAACCGAAGTCAGTTCTACGAATGATGGATCGAATGAAGATGAACAACCGTGTCGAAGCAGTTTGTGGCAGGATTCACCCAATAGGATCATGTACTTAACAACTATTGACATATTACAACTTCATTGATTAGTACataacatttagtttaaaaatgcaattcaaAACGCTGCCTTAAttttattgtatgtgtatagCTTATTTTACAGAAGTTTTCTGCGTAACATTTTATGTCTTTATTCACATTCAATAATTATTCACTTCAGGTCCAATGGTGTGGTACCAACAATTCGAATATGCAGTCGGCCACTGGCTTCAAAAGGCATGCGAACATATCTTCGGTTCTGTGCTATGTTGCCCTGGATGCTTTTCTATCTTTCGAGCTTCTGCCCTAGTTGACGATAACGTACACTAAAGAGCCAGAGGAGGGAAAACACCTTGTGCAGTTTGAACAAGGCGAGGATAGGTGGCTTTGTACTCTTCTCATTAAACGAGGATACAAGATAGACTACTCTGCAGCCGCAGATGCAAAAACTTTTGCGCCAGAAAACTTTTGGGATTTTTTGTACAACGACGGCGCTGGTCACCATCAACAATGGCAAATATGATTGACTTGGTCCTTTGTTGGAAACAAATAGTCCAAAACAACAGAGAAATCAACCATTTCTTTATGCTTTATCAATTAGTACTGGATGTAACAAGTGTATTAGCTCCTGGAACTGTCCTTGTTATGATAGCAGGGTCATTTAGTTCAGTATTAAGTTTGAAGCCATGGAATGCATTTTTCGTAGCCGTGACTCCGGTAGTTTTGTTCGCAGTGTTATACCTGACAGTAACTCAGAAAAAGCAACTCCTTGTGGCCGCAATACTAAGCACAGCATATACGTTTGTAATGGTTATTGTgatgattttaaacattgtgaGCGAGACAGTTCTTTCTCCAAGCGTGATTTTCCTTATATTTGTAGGAGCAGTATTTTTAATATCGGCCTTGCTTCACCCTCAAGAATTCACATGTCTCCTTCCTGGCTTACTATATTACGTTTC
Proteins encoded in this window:
- the LOC128235302 gene encoding chitin synthase chs-2-like, whose product is MTIKLEQHTNNVQSSDVPKVIICVTMWHETCQEMCQLLKSICRLDLHLSIREEADTVGEDGIGTEDGKQNAEKKTQDPDKIQIEVQIVFEDAFCSTKNGREVNEYLLQFMSCLQKAVGSVLKVKELVKWNKTFQRKVVQTPYGGQFVLQLPGGTQMTVHLKDKKKIRARKRWSQVMYMYYCLLYKMGKTYPDTIKDELKKTFILTLDDDVDFEPKSVLRMMDRMKMNNRVEAVCGRIHPIGSCPMVWYQQFEYAVGHWLQKACEHIFGSVLCCPGCFSIFRASALVDDNVH